The genomic segment CGCGGAGGTCCGCACGCTCTTCGCCAGCCACGGCACCGACGACGAGCCCAGCGGTACCGCGATCATCCAGGAGACGACCAGCACCGCGATGATCGACACGGCGGCGCCGCCGAGGTCGTCGACCACCTGCACCCCGCGGCTCAGGATCGAGCGGCGGATCCGGGTACCGAGCATCGCGGCGAGCGCCTGCAGCAGCACGGCGAGGATCAGTACGGTGGCGAGCGAGACGACGACCCGCATCGCCGGGGTGTGGAAGTGGTCGGCGGTGATCGGGGTCAGCTGCAGGCCGATCAGCGCGCCGCCGATGAAGCCGACGAACGACAGGATGCCGACCACGAAGCCCTGCCGGTAGCCGTTGATGGCGAACAGGATCGCCAACACCACGACCACGATGTCGACGACGCTGCCGTACACCCTGGGTCCCCCTCGCCTTGGCGTCCCGGTCGTGGGGTGCCGGGCCGACCAGGT from the Actinocatenispora thailandica genome contains:
- a CDS encoding CvpA family protein yields the protein MYGSVVDIVVVVLAILFAINGYRQGFVVGILSFVGFIGGALIGLQLTPITADHFHTPAMRVVVSLATVLILAVLLQALAAMLGTRIRRSILSRGVQVVDDLGGAAVSIIAVLVVSWMIAVPLGSSSVPWLAKSVRTSA